From the genome of Helicobacter pylori, one region includes:
- a CDS encoding glutathionylspermidine synthase family protein — protein sequence MQVIPLKPLDNKTLEEIGLDWHTNDDMSSYIADEMVVVSQKEADAYYDACNELYDMFVETAEEAIKNDRFFELDIPNALIPMIKQSFEEEVHWHIYGRFDLAGGLDGKPIKLLEFNADTPTMLYETAVVQWALLKANGYDENKQFNNLYEALGENFKRMVTLGEDTSRFEEMYEGWKILFSSVRGNIEEERTMRFLQDAAQSVGFETDFSYIDEVEFNAEEGVFKNGLNYEFLFKLIPWENIAIDEPELALLMQSMMENKNTIFLNPAYTILFQSKRFLKLLWDRYPNHPLLLETSYEPLANKKQIKKVAFGREGANSEIFEASMQSLLKTDGVYSNHKPVYQEFYELNSHNGLYYQPNVFFAYESCALGFRKGGLILDNFSKFVSHRLQ from the coding sequence ATGCAAGTGATTCCTTTAAAACCTTTAGACAATAAGACCTTAGAAGAAATCGGCTTAGATTGGCACACTAATGACGACATGTCATCTTATATCGCTGATGAAATGGTGGTTGTTTCTCAAAAAGAAGCGGACGCTTATTATGACGCTTGTAATGAGCTTTATGACATGTTTGTAGAGACGGCTGAAGAGGCCATTAAAAACGATCGCTTTTTTGAATTGGATATTCCTAACGCGCTCATTCCTATGATCAAACAGAGTTTTGAAGAAGAAGTGCATTGGCATATTTACGGGCGTTTTGATTTAGCTGGGGGGCTTGATGGCAAGCCTATTAAATTGCTGGAATTTAACGCTGATACCCCCACCATGCTCTATGAAACTGCGGTGGTTCAATGGGCGTTACTCAAAGCGAATGGCTATGATGAAAACAAGCAATTCAATAACCTTTATGAAGCGCTTGGCGAGAATTTTAAACGCATGGTAACTTTAGGCGAAGACACGAGCCGTTTTGAGGAAATGTATGAGGGGTGGAAAATCCTTTTTTCAAGCGTTAGGGGGAATATTGAAGAAGAGCGCACCATGCGTTTTTTGCAAGACGCTGCTCAGAGCGTGGGGTTTGAAACGGATTTTTCTTACATTGATGAGGTGGAATTTAATGCAGAAGAGGGCGTGTTTAAAAACGGCTTGAATTATGAGTTTTTATTCAAACTAATCCCATGGGAAAATATCGCTATTGATGAACCAGAATTAGCTCTTTTGATGCAAAGCATGATGGAAAATAAAAACACGATTTTTTTAAACCCCGCTTACACGATCCTTTTCCAATCCAAGCGTTTTTTAAAACTTTTATGGGACAGATACCCCAACCACCCCTTATTGTTAGAAACGAGCTATGAACCTTTAGCCAATAAAAAGCAAATCAAAAAAGTGGCTTTTGGTAGGGAAGGGGCGAATAGTGAAATCTTTGAAGCTTCCATGCAATCGCTTTTAAAGACGGACGGCGTTTATTCTAACCACAAACCCGTTTATCAAGAGTTTTACGAGCTCAATTCGCATAATGGGTTGTATTATCAGCCTAATGTGTTTTTTGCTTATGAATCTTGCGCGCTAGGGTTTAGAAAAGGGGGGTTGATCTTGGATAATTTTTCTAAATTCGTGAGCCACAGATTGCAATAA
- the hcpE gene encoding Sel1-like repeat protein HcpE, producing MSVKILKIFVCGLFFWNLNAHLWGKQDNSFLGVGERAYKSGNYSKAASYFKRACNNGVSEGCTQLGIIYENGQGTKIDYKKALEYYKSACQADDREGCFGLGGLYDEGLGTTQNYQEAIDAYAKACVLKHPESCYNLGIIYDRKIKGNASQAVTYYQKSCNFDMAKGCYVLGVAYEKGSLEVKQSNHKAVIYYLKACRLNDGQACRALGSLFENGDAGLDEDFEVAFDYLQKACGLNNSGGCASLGSMYMLGRYVKKDPQKAFNYFKQACDMGSAVSCSRMGFMYSQGDAVVKDLRKALDNYERGCDMGDEVGCFALAGMYYNMKDKENAIVIYDKGCKLGMKQACENLTKLRGY from the coding sequence ATGAGTGTCAAAATTTTAAAAATATTCGTTTGTGGGTTATTTTTTTGGAACTTGAATGCCCATTTATGGGGGAAACAAGACAATAGCTTTTTAGGGGTTGGTGAAAGAGCCTATAAAAGCGGGAACTATTCTAAAGCGGCGTCTTATTTTAAAAGAGCATGCAACAATGGGGTGAGTGAAGGTTGCACGCAATTAGGAATCATTTATGAAAACGGGCAAGGCACTAAAATAGATTATAAAAAAGCCCTAGAATATTACAAATCCGCATGCCAGGCTGATGATAGGGAAGGGTGTTTTGGTTTAGGGGGGCTTTATGATGAAGGGTTGGGCACGACTCAAAATTATCAAGAAGCCATTGACGCTTATGCTAAGGCGTGCGTTTTAAAACACCCTGAGAGTTGCTACAATTTAGGCATTATTTATGACCGAAAAATCAAAGGCAATGCCTCTCAAGCGGTTACCTACTATCAAAAAAGCTGTAATTTTGATATGGCTAAGGGGTGTTATGTTTTGGGCGTGGCTTATGAAAAAGGCTCTTTAGAAGTCAAACAAAGCAACCATAAAGCCGTCATCTATTATTTGAAAGCGTGCCGATTGAATGATGGGCAGGCTTGTCGCGCGTTAGGGAGTTTGTTTGAAAATGGCGATGCAGGGCTTGATGAAGATTTTGAAGTGGCGTTTGATTATTTGCAAAAAGCTTGCGGGTTAAACAATTCTGGTGGTTGCGCGAGTTTAGGCTCTATGTATATGTTAGGCAGGTATGTCAAAAAAGATCCCCAAAAGGCTTTTAATTATTTCAAACAAGCATGCGATATGGGGAGTGCGGTGAGTTGCTCCAGGATGGGCTTTATGTATTCCCAGGGGGACGCTGTTGTAAAAGACTTGAGGAAAGCCCTTGATAATTATGAAAGGGGTTGCGATATGGGCGATGAAGTGGGTTGCTTCGCTCTAGCGGGCATGTATTACAACATGAAAGATAAAGAAAACGCCATAGTGATTTATGACAAGGGCTGTAAGCTAGGCATGAAACAAGCATGCGAAAATCTCACTAAACTTAGGGGGTATTGA
- a CDS encoding c-type cytochrome — protein sequence MRLFIALVLFWWWLSLNAKEADFISDLEYGMALYKNPRGIACAKCHGIKGEKQEITFYYEKGEKKILYAPKINHLDFKTFKDALSLGKGMMPKYNLNLEEIQAIYLYITSLEHKDSLKP from the coding sequence ATGCGTTTGTTTATCGCGCTGGTTTTGTTTTGGTGGTGGTTAAGCTTGAATGCTAAAGAAGCAGATTTCATCTCTGATTTGGAATACGGGATGGCTCTTTATAAAAACCCTAGAGGTATTGCGTGCGCGAAATGCCATGGCATTAAAGGCGAAAAACAAGAAATCACTTTTTATTATGAAAAAGGCGAAAAAAAAATCCTCTACGCCCCTAAAATCAACCATTTGGATTTTAAAACCTTTAAAGACGCCTTGAGTTTAGGCAAAGGCATGATGCCTAAATACAATCTCAATTTAGAAGAAATCCAAGCGATTTACCTTTACATCACCTCTTTAGAGCATAAGGATTCTCTTAAGCCCTAA
- the hemC gene encoding hydroxymethylbilane synthase — protein sequence MGNLVIGSRGSELALWQANYIKERLKKECFIESEIQIVKTKGDKILDTPLNKIGGKGLFTKELEELLLKGEIDLAVHSLKDVPVVFEKGLDLACITKRADARDTFLSVKFPDLMSLPKGAKVGTTSLRRSMQLKFKRQDLDTESLRGNVQSRLKKLECGEFDAIILAEAGLCRLEIQGAKYRKAFSVEEMIPSMGQGALGVEMLKNHKHFATLQKLNDEKSAFCCHLEREFIKGLNGGCQIPIGVHASLAGDEVKIHAVLGLPNGKEVITKEKQGDKTKAFDLVQELLEAFLQSGAKEILEKAQLF from the coding sequence GTGGGAAATTTAGTGATTGGCTCTAGGGGGAGCGAATTAGCCTTATGGCAAGCGAATTACATTAAAGAACGCCTGAAAAAGGAATGCTTTATAGAAAGCGAGATTCAAATCGTTAAGACTAAGGGCGATAAAATCTTAGACACCCCTTTAAATAAGATTGGCGGTAAGGGGCTATTCACTAAGGAATTAGAAGAATTGCTTTTAAAAGGCGAAATTGATTTGGCGGTGCATTCTTTAAAAGATGTGCCGGTCGTATTTGAAAAGGGGTTAGACTTGGCATGCATCACCAAAAGGGCTGATGCGAGAGACACTTTTTTAAGCGTGAAATTCCCTGATTTGATGAGTTTGCCTAAAGGGGCAAAGGTTGGCACAACTTCTTTAAGGCGCTCCATGCAGCTCAAATTCAAGCGCCAGGATTTAGACACAGAAAGCTTAAGGGGGAATGTCCAAAGCCGTTTGAAAAAGCTTGAATGTGGGGAATTTGACGCTATCATTTTAGCTGAAGCCGGGTTATGCCGCCTAGAAATTCAAGGAGCGAAATACCGCAAGGCTTTTAGCGTAGAAGAAATGATTCCTAGCATGGGTCAGGGGGCTTTAGGGGTAGAAATGCTCAAAAACCACAAGCATTTTGCCACGCTTCAAAAACTCAACGACGAGAAAAGTGCGTTTTGCTGCCATTTAGAAAGGGAGTTTATCAAAGGGCTTAATGGGGGGTGTCAGATCCCTATAGGCGTGCATGCGAGTTTAGCGGGTGATGAGGTTAAAATCCATGCGGTTTTAGGCTTGCCTAACGGGAAAGAAGTCATCACTAAAGAAAAGCAAGGGGATAAAACTAAAGCGTTTGATTTGGTTCAAGAGCTTTTAGAAGCGTTTTTGCAAAGCGGGGCTAAAGAGATTTTAGAAAAGGCGCAGTTGTTTTAA